GTCTACAGAAGCATAAAATTCCCTCGAGCAGCTTAAACAGATGACCAAGGTCGTCGCAGATACCGGAGATTTCGGTCTGATCCATCAATATGAACCGCTGGATGCCACGACCAATCCGAGCCTGATTTTTAAGGCCTTACAGCAAGAAGAATACGCGGCCTTGTTAGACCAGGCAGTTGAAGAGCTGGAAGGGCATGATGGTTCACTGACCGAGAAATTGGGACTGATCATCGATCGTGTCCTGATCTTATTTGGATTGGAAATTCTTAAACTCATACCTGGCCGCGTCTCTACTGAAGTAGATGCCCCGTTTGTCGTTTGATGCAGATGCTACGGTCGCCCGTGCGCGGAAGCTGATTGCTGATTATGCAGCTGAAGGTATAGACCGGGAGCGTATTCTCATTAAGATCGCCACTACTTGGGAAGGCATTCAAGCAGCTCGTGTTCTTCAGCAAGAAGGCATCAATTGTAATATGACACTTCTTTTTTCGCTTCCTCAGGCCGTTGGTTGTGCGGAAGCAAATGCCAAACTCATTTCACCTTTCGTTGGGCGAATTATGGATTGGTATAAAGCCAAGACCGGAGAAACCTACACCGGCGAAAACGACCCTGACGTACAGTCAGTTAAAGAAATCTACAACTATTATAAAAAGTTTAATTACGAGACAGAAGTGATGGGGGCATCCTTTCGAAATATCGATGAGATCCTAGAACTTGCCGGTTGTGATCTATTGTCGATTAGTCCTGGGTTGTTGAGTGAGCTTCAAGAGTCCGAAGCAGCGGTTACTCGTAAGCTGGACGCAGAATCCGCCGGGGATGCCAAAATTGAAAAGCTCGACCTCAATGAAAGCACATTCCGCTACCTTTTAAATGAGGATGCCATGGCGACCGAGAAGCTGGCCAACGGAATTCGCTTATTCGCCGCTGACATTGTGAAACTCGAGTCGATTATTGCCGCAAAACTCTAAACATGCGCTTGCCGGCTGGAAATAAGTCGGCCTACAGAAAAATTTGTGCGGAATCTTTCACAATTGAGGTTGAAACGAGACTCGTTCTCATTAACTTGCACCTCCTATGTCATTTGATGTCACCAAAATTCGGGAAGAATTCCCCATATTATCCACCCACGTAGGGAAGAAACCCCTGGTGTATCTGGACAACGCCGCTACGACCCAAAAGCCGCAAGAGGTCATTGATGTTCTGGATAGCTATTACACTGAAACCAACGCGAACATTCATCGTGGGGTTCACCATTTGGCCGAAAAGGCAACCGAGGCCTACGAGCAGGCCAGGCGGGAGGTAGCTCAGTTCATTCATGCGGCCACAGAAGATGAGGTTATATTTGTCCGTGGAACGACAGAAGGTATCAATTTAATCGCCAACAGTTTTGGCAATCAGTTCATCCAGGCAGGAGATGAGATAATTATTTCCACAATGGAGCACCACGCGAACATTGTACCGTGGCAATTGTTCTGTGAAGCTCGGGGAGCTGTACTAAAAGTGATCGCTGTCTCCGATGCCGGAGAATTAGAGATGGACTCCTACGAATCACTACTTTCAGAACGCACCAAACTGGTCTCAGTTGTGCATGCCTCCAATTCACTAGGTACGATTAATCCTGTTAAGAGCATTATCGAGAAAGCACATGCTGTGGGAGCGAAAGTGCTGCTGGATGGAGCCCAAGCTGTCGGACACTTCTCCGTAGACGTTCAGGATCTTGATTGCGACTTCTACGTTTTCTCCGGGCACAAATTGTTTAGTGCTACCGGTATTGGGGTGGTTTATGGAAAGTATGACCTACTCGATTCAATGCCTCCCTACCAGGGTGGAGGAGATATGATCAGCCGTGTGAGTTTTGAAGGTACCACTTACAAAGCACCTCCTGGCAGATTTGAAGCCGGTACGCCGCACATCAGTGGGGCCATTGCCTTGGCCGCTTCCATCCGCTACCTGGAAAAACAGGATCGGTCTGCTCTACTGGACTACGAGCATGAGTTACTCGAGTATGCAACGGAGTCATTGTCCGAGATTGAAGGGCTTAAAATTATTGGAGCAGCTGAAAACAAAGTGAGTTTAGTTTCCTTCACCATGGAGGGCACTCATCCTCACGATGTTGCAACGGTTCTGGATGCCGATGGCATTGCTATTCGGGCGGGTCACCATTGTACCCAGCCTCTTCTGCAGCGTTTCGGTGTCCCCGCGACGGCTCGCGCCTCCTTTGCCTTCTATAATACCCGTGAAGAGATTGATAAGCTGGTCCAGGCTTTGACCAAGATACAGGTCTTGTTTGCCTGATGTCTGACCTGACTCAGTTGTATCAAGACATCATACTCGGTCACAATAAGCGTCCGAGAAACTACGGCACATTAGAAGATTTCTCGGGGAAGGCCGAAAAGAATAATCCCCTATGTGGCGATGAAGTAACGGTGTATTGGAAAGCAGTAGATAATCAAATTTCAGACCTCCGCTTTACCGCACAAGGTTGTGCTATTTCCCGGGCTTCAGCCTCCATCATGACGGAGCTGCTCTCTGGAAAATCAAAGAAGGAATCGGTAGCTATATTTGATGCATTCCGAGCTTTGTTAGAAGAGGAAAGCGGAGCGTCCACAGAAGTGGTAGAATTAGGTGACTTGAAGGCTCTGTCGGGAGTTCGGCAGTATCCGAGTCGCATCAAATGCGCATTTCTACCCTGGCAGGCACTGCTGGAAGAATGGGCGTGATTGAAAATTCAACCGTCCGAAAATGTCTCTTTTTCGGTTGAAAAATTGAGGACTTTGGTCGACCTTCATCCCCCTTATTGGGCGCGAACTAGCTCGCGACCCGCTTACAATAACATCAATTTTTAAAAAAGAGGACTTGATCTATGAGACAGGTACCTAGGCTGGAGACTCAGTTTCCACTGGTCACCGCATGTGCTTTGGTAGCAGATGCGGCGGAAAGGAGCAGGCTATGAAGAGCGTGCTCGAATTTCAAAAAAAGCAAGCGTCAGGAGATCCTATCTCCATGGTTACTTGCTACGATACGTGGTCTGCCCGCATTATTAACGATTCTGAGATCGATTGTATCTTGGTGGGTGATAGTGCCTCCATGGTGATGCATGGTCACCCCAGCACCGTGCATGCGGATGTTGATATGATGACTGCCCATGTGAGGGCGGTGGCAAAAGGAGCCCCTGATAAGTTCATTATTGGTGACATTCCTTTCCTCGCGCACCGCAAAGGTATTCAGCCATTGATGGAAACGGTGGATAGGCTTATGAAAGCTGGGGCTCATTCTGTGAAGCTTGAGGGGGCACAGGGGCATCTCGATGAGCTGTCTCATATCGTTCAATCAGGGGTGCCCGTCATGGGGCATTTGGGACTTACCCCTCAGTCGGTACATCAGCTCGGTGGATTCAAGGTCCAAGGCAAAGGTGAGGAAACGGCACGTGCGATCATGGAGGATGCTGTGGCATTAGAAAAGGCCGGTTGTTTCTCGATGGTTCTGGAATGTATTCCAGCTCCCTTGGCTAAAAAAATTACAGATGCCTTAACTACTCCGACTATTGGGATCGGTTCTGGTCCGGATACCTCGGGGCAGGTGTTAGTTCTGCATGATCTGTTAGGAATGGACCCTAGTTTCCAACCGAAGTTTGTAAGGCGTTATCTCGATGGCTATGGACTCATCAAGAATGCCATCGATCAATTTGATGAGGATGTGAAGTCCAAGTCTTTCCCAGTAAAGAAGGAGAGCTTTGTATGAACGCATTGATTGAAACCCTGGAAAGTTGGATCGACTATCGGGACGACGTAACTGGGGCCGGTCTCACAATAGGATTTGTACCAACCAT
This genomic stretch from Opitutia bacterium ISCC 52 harbors:
- a CDS encoding cysteine desulfurase, yielding MSFDVTKIREEFPILSTHVGKKPLVYLDNAATTQKPQEVIDVLDSYYTETNANIHRGVHHLAEKATEAYEQARREVAQFIHAATEDEVIFVRGTTEGINLIANSFGNQFIQAGDEIIISTMEHHANIVPWQLFCEARGAVLKVIAVSDAGELEMDSYESLLSERTKLVSVVHASNSLGTINPVKSIIEKAHAVGAKVLLDGAQAVGHFSVDVQDLDCDFYVFSGHKLFSATGIGVVYGKYDLLDSMPPYQGGGDMISRVSFEGTTYKAPPGRFEAGTPHISGAIALAASIRYLEKQDRSALLDYEHELLEYATESLSEIEGLKIIGAAENKVSLVSFTMEGTHPHDVATVLDADGIAIRAGHHCTQPLLQRFGVPATARASFAFYNTREEIDKLVQALTKIQVLFA
- the panB gene encoding 3-methyl-2-oxobutanoate hydroxymethyltransferase; amino-acid sequence: MKSVLEFQKKQASGDPISMVTCYDTWSARIINDSEIDCILVGDSASMVMHGHPSTVHADVDMMTAHVRAVAKGAPDKFIIGDIPFLAHRKGIQPLMETVDRLMKAGAHSVKLEGAQGHLDELSHIVQSGVPVMGHLGLTPQSVHQLGGFKVQGKGEETARAIMEDAVALEKAGCFSMVLECIPAPLAKKITDALTTPTIGIGSGPDTSGQVLVLHDLLGMDPSFQPKFVRRYLDGYGLIKNAIDQFDEDVKSKSFPVKKESFV
- a CDS encoding SUF system NifU family Fe-S cluster assembly protein → MSDLTQLYQDIILGHNKRPRNYGTLEDFSGKAEKNNPLCGDEVTVYWKAVDNQISDLRFTAQGCAISRASASIMTELLSGKSKKESVAIFDAFRALLEEESGASTEVVELGDLKALSGVRQYPSRIKCAFLPWQALLEEWA